Proteins from a single region of Megalopta genalis isolate 19385.01 chromosome 3, iyMegGena1_principal, whole genome shotgun sequence:
- the LOC117222186 gene encoding atrial natriuretic peptide receptor 1 encodes MRGIGSAIIAHLLNTPFPDRSRTYPVLISAVSGIHAADHGNSPRIYNVGVLMASHLNSPFDLERCGPAVDLALAEVNDFLNVHNVQLRKVQGSYPSCSGAMAPGLAADMYFRDNVIAFVGPACAFALEPVARLAAYWNTPIITGMGDQPPSEGELSVTSGILGRINKWKNESSGIFKDKSKYPTLTRMSYCQCRLRLVFSSIFKEFGWSHVALILDRSDLFSWTVGKNLEYGLRKEKLLKYIRELDGNSAHESYQSYLEDASMYARVLILSVRGTLVRKFMIAAHDLGMTRGDWAFLDVEIFQGSYWGDHDWEVGDKDDAVARKAYEALLRVSLLQPTSPRFQDFAETVRQRAQTDYNYTFSEGEEVNFFIGAFYDGVYLLGIALNETLAEGGDIRDGISITRRMWDRDFIGITGHVRIDDNGDRDADYSILDLDPITGRFEVVAHYLGLNREYSPVPGKKIHWPGGREGPPADVPECGFLGNDPACTSRTEAYTFVAYTSLALAAFLLAAIAATCVLYRHLRLSADLNNMSWRIRPEELLLEIGKPFSSKINLHQAISENFGLEQRIRRGSQLSCDSLPLNTVFTTVGIYKGERVAIKKITKKKVVDITKKLLWEIKQVRDVTSENTVRFIGACLCSPSPTVLILTEYCPRGSLKDVLENDAIKLDWNFRMSLIHDIVKGMSYLHASEVSAHGKLRSCNCLIDGRFVLKISDFGLKTLTTPSDLIMDDIYYTKLLWIAPELLPLTVTPGSAATQKGDVYSFAIILEEIVVRGGPYETVKGFITPQEIVSRVAGSETPPFRPEVTPKDCPPDILFLMEKCWNEIADERPTFHAIRGTIRGIMKGYCENLMDDLLRRMEQYANNLEALVEEKTEQLSLEKRRSEELLYQVLPRQVACQLMAGELVQPEQFECVTIYFSDIVGFTALCAQSTPMEVVDFLNDLYSTFDRIIEFYDVYKVETIGDAYMVVSGLPERNGDGHAKEIGLMALTILDSVKSFTIMHKQNAQLSVRIGVHSGPVCAGVVGQKMPHYCLFGDTVNTASRMESSGLPLCIHVSEATKCILDKFGTFDLELRGEVELKGKGRVTSYWLKGCSESDPRPPTPKYRRHSASSPENNLNPLIFPPNNTNGPKTNNNTFINLSELQ; translated from the exons ATGCGTGGAATAGGTTCTGCGATCATCGCGCAT CTGTTGAACACCCCTTTTCCCGATCGATCTCGCACCTACCCCGTTCTTATCTCGGCGGTTTCTGGGATCCACGCAGCGGATCACGGGAACAGCCCGAGAATCTACAATGTCGGAGTACTGATGGCCTCGCACCTGAACAGCCCGTTCGATCTTGAAAGGTGCGGACCAGCTGTCGACTTGGCCTTGGCCGAAGTGAACGACTTCCTGAACGTCCACAACGTGCAACTGCGCAAAGTCCAAGGAAG CTATCCATCATGCAGCGGAGCAATGGCACCTGGTCTGGCCGCCGACATGTACTTCCGAGACAACGTGATAGCGTTCGTAGGTCCAGCGTGTGCGTTCGCCCTGGAACCGGTCGCGAGGCTCGCGGCCTATTGGAACACGCCGATTATCACAGGAATGGGCGACCAA CCACCGTCGGAAGGCGAGTTGTCCGTAACCTCCGGCATCCTCGGCAGAATCAATAAATGGAAAAACGAGAGCTCG GGCATTTTCAAGGACAAGAGCAAGTATCCCACCCTGACCAGGATGTCCTACTGCCAGTGCCGGCTGCGACTGGTCTTCTCCAGCATCTTTAAAGAGTTCGGCTGGTCCCACGTGGCCCTGATACTGGACAGATCGGATCTGTTCTCCTGGACCGTGGGCAAGAATCTGGAGTATGGCCTGAGGAAGGAAAAGCTGCTGAAGTATATCAGAGAACTCGATGGCAATTCAGCGCACGAATCTTATCAGTCTTATCTGGAAGATGCCAGCATGTACGCCAGAG TGTTGATCCTTAGTGTTCGAGGGACCTTGGTCCGGAAGTTCATGATAGCTGCCCACGATTTGGGGATGACGAGAGGAGATTGGGCGTTTCTCGATGTCGAGATATTTCAG GGTTCCTACTGGGGCGATCACGACTGGGAAGTCGGCGATAAAGACGACGCAGTGGCAAGGAAAGCTTACGAAGCTCTGCTGAGGGTGTCCCTGCTGCAACCAACAAGCCCGAGGTTCCAGGATTTTGCGGAGACAGTGCGACAAAGGGCGCAAACCGACTACAACTATACCTTCTCCGAAGGGGAGGAA GTGAACTTCTTCATCGGAGCGTTCTACGACGGTGTTTATCTGCTTGGCATTGCTCTGAACGAGACCTTAGCCGAGGGTGGCGACATACGGGACGGCATTTCAATAACTAGGAGGATGTGGGACCGCGACTTCATTGGTATTACGGGGCACGTGAGGATCGACGACAATGGTGACCGCGACGCCGACTACAGTATCCTGGATTTAGATCCTATCACTGGAAG GTTCGAGGTGGTCGCCCATTATCTTGGATTGAACCGGGAGTACAGCCCAGTCCCTGGGAAGAAGATTCATTGGCCAGGAGGTCGGGAGGGGCCTCCGGCCGATGTTCCCGAGTGTGGATTCCTGGGGAACGATCCTGCTTGCACGTCGAGGACCGAGGCTTACACCTTCGTTGCTTATACGAGTCTAGCGCTTGCAGCCTTCTTGCTGGCTGCTATCGCTGCCACGTGCGTTTTGTACAG ACACTTGAGACTGTCAGCGGATCTGAACAACATGTCCTGGAGGATCAGACCCGAAGAGCTGCTGCTGGAAATAGGAAAGCCGTTCTCGTCGAAGATCAATTTGCATCAAGCTATATCCGAG AATTTTGGATTGGAGCAACGTATACGAAGAGGATCGCAGCTAAGCTGTGACTCCCTGCCGTTGAACACAGTGTTCACTACGGTGGGGATTTACAAAGGTGAGAGGGTAGCTATCAAGAAGATCACCAAGAAGAAGGTGGTGGACATCACGAAGAAGTTACTGTGGGAGATCAAGCAAGTGAGGGACGTTACTTCAGAAAATACTGTCAG GTTCATCGGCGCCTGCCTCTGTTCTCCATCACCGACGGTTCTGATCCTGACCGAGTACTGTCCCCGTGGATCCTTGAAGGACGTGTTGGAAAACGACGCTATCAAGCTCGACTGGAACTTCCGGATGTCTTTGATTCACGATATAGTAAAG GGGATGTCTTACCTTCACGCTAGCGAAGTTTCAGCCCACGGGAAGCTCAGGTCCTGCAACTGTCTGATCGACGGCCGCTTTGTCTTGAAGATTTCAGACTTCGGGTTGAAGACTTTAACTACGCCATCGGACTTAATCATGGacgatatttattatacta AATTATTATGGATCGCACCGGAGCTCCTGCCATTGACAGTGACTCCAGGAAGTGCGGCGACCCAGAAGGGAGATGTTTACAGCTTCGCGATCATTTTGGAGGAAATCGTAGTACGCGGAGGACCTTATGAGACTGTTAAAGGGTTCATAACTCCTCAAGAG ATTGTCAGCCGCGTCGCAGGATCCGAGACACCGCCTTTCCGACCGGAAGTGACGCCAAAAGACTGTCCTCCGGACATCCTATTTCTCATGGAGAAGTGTTGGAACGAGATAGCAGACGAACGACCCACTTTCCACGCTATTCGTGGCACCATACGAGGCATTATGAA GGGCTACTGCGAGAACCTGATGGACGACTTGCTGAGGCGAATGGAGCAATACGCGAACAATTTAGAGGCTCTAGTCGAGGAGAAGACAGAGCAGTTAAGTTTAGAAAAGCGCCGAAGCGAGGAACTCCTCTATCAAGTCCTGCCTAG GCAAGTCGCGTGCCAGCTGATGGCAGGAGAACTCGTCCAGCCCGAGCAATTCGAATGCGTGACAATTTACTTCAGTGACATAGTCGGATTCACTGCTCTTTGTGCTCAAAGTACACCGATGGAGGTGGTAGACTTCCTGAATGATCTCTACAGCACTTTCGACCGAATTATCGAATTCTACGACGTCTATAAG GTGGAGACAATAGGAGACGCGTACATGGTGGTTTCCGGTCTACCAGAAAGGAACGGCGACGGCCACGCTAAAGAGATCGGCCTGATGGCGTTGACTATACTAGACTCCGTGAAATCGTTTACTATAATGCATAAACAAAATGCTCAGCTGAGTGTCAGGATTGGTGTACATAGCGGACCTGTTTGCGCTGGCGTGGTGGGCCAAAAAATGCCCCATTATTGTCTATTTGGGGATACGGTGAACACTGCATCGAGAATGGAGTCCTCGGGGCTAC CGTTATGTATACACGTATCCGAGGCAACGAAATGCATACTAGACAAGTTTGGTACCTTCGACCTAGAGCTGAGGGGTGAGGTGGAGTTGAAGGGCAAGGGAAGGGTCACTTCCTATTGGCTGAAGGGATGCTCGGAATCGGATCCTAGGCCACCAACTCCGAAATACAGAAGGCACAGCGCTAGTTCACCGGAGAACAATCTGAACCCTCTGATCTTCCCGCCGAATAACACAAACGGGCCGAAAACGAACAACAACACATTCATTAACTTGTCCGAGCTACAATAG
- the LOC117222183 gene encoding zinc finger TRAF-type-containing protein 1 homolog: MADPSNEAASSSSVTEQAPSATPIRDDLEKIEDFLEPDKKRRKSSRNDGKTEQKLEHRLGGILCCAVCLDLPKAAVYQCTNGHLMCAGCFTHVLADARLRDEMATCPNCRIEISRTSPSRNLAVEKAVSELPAECQYCAKEFPRNSLERHEETMCEERISSCKYSRIGCPWRGPNHERPEHEAQCVHPHRTGLDVMEALRDIDARTLEERRLYDNVFDLLSYEKITFNDLQMKPYRTDEFVHKLFYETSRFTAFNNQWVVKARINNSQRDPTQSSERDMTYQLILKTKTTYPLPLHYLILKGPFGDMKVQPRIHRFEFTDQENESPYLPLPLPDTAECNRLLAARAISFRLIMFLASK; encoded by the exons ATGGCGGACCCAAGCAACGAAGCTGCATCGTCGAGTAGCGTTACGGAGCAGGCTCCATCGGCCACTCCAATTCGCGACGACCTCGAGAAAATCGAGGATTTCCTCGAGCCCGACAAAAAGCGTCGAAAATCCTCGCGGAACGATGGGAAAACCGAGCAAAAGCTGGAACACCGCCTGGGCGGCATCCTCTGCTGCGCAGTTTGTCTCGATTTGCCCAAGGCAGCCGTCTACCAG TGTACAAATGGACACTTGATGTGTGCCGGTTGCTTCACTCATGTCCTCGCAGATGCCAGGCTGAGAGATGAAATGGCAACGTGTCCCAACTGCAGAATCGAGATCAGCAGAACATCTCCATCTCGAAATCTGGCAGTTGAGAAAGCTGTGTCTGAGTTACCAGCTGAATGTCAGTATTGCGCTAAGGAGTTTCCAAGAAACTCCTTGGAGCGTCATGAAGAGACAATGTGTGAAGAAAG AATATCCAGTTGCAAGTACAGTAGAATCGGCTGTCCATGGCGTGGACCCAACCACGAACGTCCAGAACATGAAGCGCAGTGCGTTCATCCTCATCGTACAGGGTTGGACGTTATGGAGGCTCTGCGTGACATCGACGCCCGTACTCTCGAGGAACGTAGGCTGTATGACAATGTCTTTGATCTTTTGTCCTACGAGAAAATCACATTTAACG ATTTACAAATGAAGCCGTATCGTACAGACGAGTTTGTCCACAAACTCTTTTACGAAACCTCTCGTTTCACGGCGTTTAACAACCAATGGGTTGTCAAAGCGAGGATCAATAATAGTCAACGTGATCCCACTCAGAGCTCTGAAAGGGACATGACTTATCAG CTGATCCTGAAGACAAAAACAACGTACCCATTGCCGCTTCACTATCTGATACTGAAGGGACCTTTCGGGGACATGAAAGTACAACCAAGAATCCACAGATTCGAGTTCACCGACCAGGAGAACGAAAGCCCTTACTTACCTCTACCTTTACCCGACACAGCAGAGTGCAATAGACTTCTTGCAGCTAGGGCAATTAGTTTCAG ACTAATAATGTTCCTGGCGTCCAAGTAG